In Rutidosis leptorrhynchoides isolate AG116_Rl617_1_P2 chromosome 2, CSIRO_AGI_Rlap_v1, whole genome shotgun sequence, one genomic interval encodes:
- the LOC139894298 gene encoding cadmium/zinc-transporting ATPase HMA2-like isoform X2, whose protein sequence is MKGGDSSTKDLQKSYFDVLGLCCSSEIPLIEKILNPLQGIHNVSVIITTKTVIVLHDSALISQAQIVKALNKARLDANIRMQGDKNYKKKWPSLFAVVCGLLLLLSFFRYVYAPMKWLAVGAVVAGFIPLFLKAVGSLRNFRIDINFLMLIAVGGSIVLKDYWEAATIVFLLNISEWLETRASHKANAVMSSLMNIAPQKAVLADTGEEVNANEVMVNTRLAVKAGTMIPIDGVVVEGNCEVDEKTLTGESFPVSKQASSTVWAGTVNLNGYISVKTTALAEACVVARMAKLVEEAQNNKSKTQRYVDTIAQYYTPVVCVVAACLAAIPAALRVHDLEKWLHLALVVLVSACPCALILSTPVAASCALSKAAKSGLLVKGAEYLEILSTIKFICFDKTGTITKGEFSVSNFDPLIDNDKLLYWVSSIESKSSHPMAAALVEYAQSRSVEPQADNVEEFKNFPGEGIYGKIDGQDVYIGNKRIAIRAGCSQVPRNASENNEGKSVGYIYLGSTHAGTFSLSDSCRIGVMEALEELKSMGIRTAMLTGDTQAAANFAQNQD, encoded by the exons atgaaaGGAGGAGATTCATCAACAAAGGATTTGCAGAAAAGCTATTTTGACGTTTTAGGTTTATGTTGCTCTTCTGAAATTCCATTAATAGAGAAGATACTTAATCCTCTTCAAGGAATACATAATGTTTCCGTCATTATTACCACCAAAACTGTCATCGTACTCCATGATTCCGCCCTCATTTCACAAGCTCAGATCG TTAAGGCATTAAACAAAGCAAGATTGGATGCAAATATTAGAATGCAAGGAGATAAAAACTACAAAAAGAAGTGGCCAAGTTTATTTGCAGTTGTGTGTGGATtactacttttattatcattttttagaTATGTTTACGCACCTATGAAATGGTTGGCGGTTGGAGCCGTTGTTGCCGGTTTCATTCCTTTATTTCTGAAAGCTGTTGGATCGCTTCGCAATTTTAGAATCGACATTAATTTTCTCATGCTCATTGCAG TTGGAGGATCAATAGTTCTTAAGGATTACTGGGAAGCAGCCACTATCGTGTTCTTATTAAATATATCAGAATGGCTCGAGACAAGGGCGAGTCACAAG GCGAATGCTGTGATGTCATCATTGATGAACATAGCTCCTCAGAAGGCTGTGTTAGCTGACACTGGTGAAGAAGTCAACGCTAACGAAGTCATGGTCAATACAAGACTTGCGGTTAAGGCTGGGACCATGATCCCGATTGACGGAGTAGTTGTGGAAGGGAATTGTGAAGTCGATGAGAAAACTCTAACCGGTGAATCCTTTCCCGTGTCTAAACAAGCGAGCTCCACTGTTTGGGCAGGCACAGTTAATCTAAATG gttATATTAGTGTTAAAACTACTGCTCTAGCCGAAGCTTGTGTAGTGGCAAGAATGGCAAAGCTTGTCGAGGAGGCTCAAAATAACAAATCAAAAACTCAGAGATACGTAGACACAATCGCCCAGTATTACACCCCAG TTGTTTGTGTAGTAGCTGCATGTTTGGCTGCAATACCAGCTGCTTTGCGTGTTCATGATCTTGAAAAATGGTTACATTTGGCATTGGTTGTTTTAGTAAGTGCGTGTCCATGTGCACTAATCTTGTCGACACCCGTTGCAGCATCTTGTGCGTTGTCGAAAGCTGCTAAATCTGGACTTTTAGTTAAAGGCGCCGAATACCTTGAGATACTTTCGACGATTAAGTTCATTTGCTTTGACAAAACTGGCACTATCACTAAAGGAGAGTTTTCGGTCTCAAATTTTGATCCGCTGATCGATAATGACAAATTGCTCTACTG GGTTTCAAGCATAGAGAGCAAGTCTAGTCATCCAATGGCTGCAGCACTTGTAGAGTACGCACAATCTCGTTCAGTTGAACCACAAGCGGACAACGTTGAGGAATTTAAAAATTTTCCCGGAGAAGGAATTTACGGGAAGATCGATGGACAAGATGTTTATATTGGAAATAAACGGATCGCCATTAGAGCTGGCTGTTCACAAG ttCCAAGAAATGCAAGTGAAAATAATGAAGGGAAGAGTGTAGGGTACATATATTTAGGGTCTACACATGCTGGAACCTTTAGTCTTTCTGATTCATGTAGAATTGGAGTTATGGAAGCACTTGAAGAACTTAAATCAATGGGGATTCGTACTGCTATGCTTACCGGAGACACTCAAGCTGCAGCCAATTTTGCACAAAATCAG GATTGA
- the LOC139894298 gene encoding putative inactive cadmium/zinc-transporting ATPase HMA3 isoform X1: MKGGDSSTKDLQKSYFDVLGLCCSSEIPLIEKILNPLQGIHNVSVIITTKTVIVLHDSALISQAQIVKALNKARLDANIRMQGDKNYKKKWPSLFAVVCGLLLLLSFFRYVYAPMKWLAVGAVVAGFIPLFLKAVGSLRNFRIDINFLMLIAVGGSIVLKDYWEAATIVFLLNISEWLETRASHKANAVMSSLMNIAPQKAVLADTGEEVNANEVMVNTRLAVKAGTMIPIDGVVVEGNCEVDEKTLTGESFPVSKQASSTVWAGTVNLNGYISVKTTALAEACVVARMAKLVEEAQNNKSKTQRYVDTIAQYYTPVVCVVAACLAAIPAALRVHDLEKWLHLALVVLVSACPCALILSTPVAASCALSKAAKSGLLVKGAEYLEILSTIKFICFDKTGTITKGEFSVSNFDPLIDNDKLLYWVSSIESKSSHPMAAALVEYAQSRSVEPQADNVEEFKNFPGEGIYGKIDGQDVYIGNKRIAIRAGCSQVPRNASENNEGKSVGYIYLGSTHAGTFSLSDSCRIGVMEALEELKSMGIRTAMLTGDTQAAANFAQNQLGDALQAVHAELLPQDKANIIKEFQKESTTAMVGDGLNDAPALATADIGISMGVSGSALANETGHVILMSNDIRKIPVAVKLARKARRKIFENIFIAVITKAAIIALAIAGHPLVWAAVLADVGTCLIVIFNSMLLLQGTTSQNMNKHSHNHAHCASGSTVQNGCSNVGKNPGGSCSREDNVQETKQLVQASKQDSCCEVDDDHNDSCCGVDDHVHDVDHCIQETKDNCCDHDANEVHESKHVVQPDQVKEKQGCCAHEDDEEIHEVNRAVEIGECSHDQTNHEKPHCHSNGGAKKHDNHHHHHHHGHHHDHGHHHHPKEFITGEELGKAVDNCCRSHGLKKRHISGCCKSFVNYKCCGPQYFGRGFNRKGYLTEIVIE, from the exons atgaaaGGAGGAGATTCATCAACAAAGGATTTGCAGAAAAGCTATTTTGACGTTTTAGGTTTATGTTGCTCTTCTGAAATTCCATTAATAGAGAAGATACTTAATCCTCTTCAAGGAATACATAATGTTTCCGTCATTATTACCACCAAAACTGTCATCGTACTCCATGATTCCGCCCTCATTTCACAAGCTCAGATCG TTAAGGCATTAAACAAAGCAAGATTGGATGCAAATATTAGAATGCAAGGAGATAAAAACTACAAAAAGAAGTGGCCAAGTTTATTTGCAGTTGTGTGTGGATtactacttttattatcattttttagaTATGTTTACGCACCTATGAAATGGTTGGCGGTTGGAGCCGTTGTTGCCGGTTTCATTCCTTTATTTCTGAAAGCTGTTGGATCGCTTCGCAATTTTAGAATCGACATTAATTTTCTCATGCTCATTGCAG TTGGAGGATCAATAGTTCTTAAGGATTACTGGGAAGCAGCCACTATCGTGTTCTTATTAAATATATCAGAATGGCTCGAGACAAGGGCGAGTCACAAG GCGAATGCTGTGATGTCATCATTGATGAACATAGCTCCTCAGAAGGCTGTGTTAGCTGACACTGGTGAAGAAGTCAACGCTAACGAAGTCATGGTCAATACAAGACTTGCGGTTAAGGCTGGGACCATGATCCCGATTGACGGAGTAGTTGTGGAAGGGAATTGTGAAGTCGATGAGAAAACTCTAACCGGTGAATCCTTTCCCGTGTCTAAACAAGCGAGCTCCACTGTTTGGGCAGGCACAGTTAATCTAAATG gttATATTAGTGTTAAAACTACTGCTCTAGCCGAAGCTTGTGTAGTGGCAAGAATGGCAAAGCTTGTCGAGGAGGCTCAAAATAACAAATCAAAAACTCAGAGATACGTAGACACAATCGCCCAGTATTACACCCCAG TTGTTTGTGTAGTAGCTGCATGTTTGGCTGCAATACCAGCTGCTTTGCGTGTTCATGATCTTGAAAAATGGTTACATTTGGCATTGGTTGTTTTAGTAAGTGCGTGTCCATGTGCACTAATCTTGTCGACACCCGTTGCAGCATCTTGTGCGTTGTCGAAAGCTGCTAAATCTGGACTTTTAGTTAAAGGCGCCGAATACCTTGAGATACTTTCGACGATTAAGTTCATTTGCTTTGACAAAACTGGCACTATCACTAAAGGAGAGTTTTCGGTCTCAAATTTTGATCCGCTGATCGATAATGACAAATTGCTCTACTG GGTTTCAAGCATAGAGAGCAAGTCTAGTCATCCAATGGCTGCAGCACTTGTAGAGTACGCACAATCTCGTTCAGTTGAACCACAAGCGGACAACGTTGAGGAATTTAAAAATTTTCCCGGAGAAGGAATTTACGGGAAGATCGATGGACAAGATGTTTATATTGGAAATAAACGGATCGCCATTAGAGCTGGCTGTTCACAAG ttCCAAGAAATGCAAGTGAAAATAATGAAGGGAAGAGTGTAGGGTACATATATTTAGGGTCTACACATGCTGGAACCTTTAGTCTTTCTGATTCATGTAGAATTGGAGTTATGGAAGCACTTGAAGAACTTAAATCAATGGGGATTCGTACTGCTATGCTTACCGGAGACACTCAAGCTGCAGCCAATTTTGCACAAAATCAG TTAGGAGACGCACTACAGGCGGTCCACGCAGAACTTCTACCTCAAGATAAAGCCAACATCATCAAAGAATTTCAAAAAGAATCAACAACGGCCATGGTTGGAGACGGGCTCAACGATGCACCTGCGTTAGCCACTGCAGATATCGGTATTTCTATGGGCGTTTCTGGGTCCGCATTAGCTAACGAAACTGGACACGTTATCCTAATGTCAAACGATATCAGAAAAATTCCAGTAGCCGTAAAACTCGCTAGAAAAGCCCGCAGAAAAATATTTGAAAACATCTTTATCGCTGTTATCACCAAAGCAGCTATAATTGCATTGGCTATTGCGGGCCACCCCCTGGTTTGGGCGGCTGTTCTTGCAGATGTTGGAACCTGTCTAATTGTAATTTTCAATAGTATGCTTCTGTTACAAGGTacaacttcacaaaacatgaataaGCATTCACACAATCATGCACATTGTGCTTCTGGTTCAACGGTTCAAAACGGGTGTTCTAATGTCGGTAAAAATCCGGGTGGTAGTTGTAGTCGTGAGGATAATGTACAAGAAACGAAGCAATTGGTACAAGCGAGTAAACAGGATAGTTGCTGTGAAGTTGATGATGATCATAATGATAGTTGTTGTGGTGTTGATGATCATGTGCATGATGTGGACCACTGCATACAAGAAACAAAAGACAACTGTTGTGATCATGATGCTAACGAGGTACACGAGTCAAAGCACGTGGTACAACCGGATCAAGTGAAAGAAAAACAAGGATGTTGTGCTCATGAAGATGATGAGGAAATACACGAAGTAAATCGAGCCGTAGAGATAGGTGAATGCAGTCATGACCAAACAAACCATGAGAAACCACATTGTCATTCAAACGGGGGCGCGAAAAAGCATGAtaaccatcatcaccatcatcatcatggtcatcatcatgaccatggtcatcatcatcatccaaaAGAATTTATCACAGGGGAGGAGTTAGGGAAAGCAGTGGATAACTGTTGCAGGAGCCATGGTTTGAAAAAGAGGCATATAAGTGGATGCTGCAAAAGCTTTGTTAATTACAAATGTTGCGGGCCTCAATATTTTGGACGTGGATTCAACCGCAAAGGATATTTAACAGAAATCGTGATCGAGTAA